One part of the Streptococcus sp. oral taxon 431 genome encodes these proteins:
- the def gene encoding peptide deformylase, with amino-acid sequence MSAIERITKAAHLIDMKDIIREGNPTLRAVAEEVSFPLSDQDIILGEKMMQFLKHSQDPVMAEKLGLRGGVGLAAPQLDISKRIIAVLVPNITEEGETPQEAYDLQAVMYNPKIVSHSVQDAALGEGEGCLSVDRAVPGYVIRHARVTVDYFDKDGEKHRIKLKGYNSIVVQHEIDHLNGIMFYDRINEKDPFEVKDGLLILE; translated from the coding sequence ATGTCTGCTATAGAACGAATTACCAAAGCTGCTCATTTAATCGATATGAAAGATATTATCCGAGAAGGGAACCCTACTCTTCGTGCTGTTGCCGAGGAAGTCAGTTTCCCTTTGAGTGATCAAGATATCATTCTTGGAGAAAAAATGATGCAATTTTTGAAACACTCGCAAGATCCTGTTATGGCTGAAAAATTAGGTCTACGTGGAGGAGTTGGACTTGCTGCACCGCAGCTCGACATCTCAAAACGCATCATCGCCGTACTGGTACCAAATATCACTGAGGAAGGTGAAACTCCTCAAGAAGCCTATGATTTACAGGCTGTCATGTACAATCCGAAAATTGTATCCCACTCAGTCCAAGACGCTGCTCTAGGCGAGGGAGAAGGTTGCTTGTCTGTTGACCGTGCTGTTCCAGGCTATGTTATCCGCCACGCTCGAGTAACCGTTGACTATTTTGATAAGGATGGAGAAAAGCACCGCATCAAACTTAAGGGCTATAACTCTATTGTAGTTCAACATGAAATTGACCACTTAAATGGCATTATGTTCTATGATCGTATCAATGAAAAAGACCCATTTGAAGTTAAAGATGGC
- a CDS encoding CapA family protein, whose translation MEQRSRKRKNGPVLQAIRHSVRFFRNYKQWNNRTFIVVLLASVAVSMMLTLLVEGARGISLSSSDPSSAHQESSSQAKNAETEQETSARIMANGDLLYHDIIYISAKKSDGTYDFHENFEYVKPWLKQADLVIGDFEGTVNKDHYLAGYPLFNAPGEVMDAIKDAGYQVLDLAHNHILDSQIEGVISTADAIEKAGMTPVGVYTHESRDKAPLVIKEVNGIKVAILAYSYGFNGIEQSISQEDYNRYLSDLDEDKMKAEIERAEKEADITIIMPQMGVEYQIEPTEEQKKLYHKMIDWGADIIFGGHPHVVEPAETVEKDGDKKLIIYSMGNFISNQRIETMQDVENAKWTERGVLMDVTIKKKSGKTTIETAQAHPSWVSRTPKGGYSSEGYPLYLYQTYILEDFIEGGKYRSQLDEATKQRIDTAYKEMNEHVGLKW comes from the coding sequence ATGGAACAACGTAGTAGAAAAAGAAAAAATGGTCCCGTTTTACAAGCTATTAGACATTCCGTTCGGTTTTTCAGGAACTATAAGCAGTGGAATAATCGCACTTTTATTGTGGTCTTGTTAGCTTCGGTAGCTGTCTCGATGATGCTTACTTTATTAGTGGAAGGAGCTCGAGGGATTTCTTTAAGCAGTAGTGATCCAAGTTCCGCACACCAAGAGTCAAGTTCTCAGGCAAAGAATGCAGAGACGGAACAAGAAACGAGTGCGCGTATCATGGCAAATGGTGATTTGCTCTATCATGACATTATCTACATTTCAGCCAAAAAATCAGACGGCACCTATGATTTCCATGAAAATTTTGAGTATGTAAAACCCTGGCTGAAGCAAGCTGACTTAGTCATTGGTGATTTTGAAGGAACTGTAAATAAAGACCACTATCTTGCAGGATACCCCTTGTTCAATGCACCTGGTGAAGTTATGGATGCTATAAAAGATGCAGGCTATCAAGTGCTAGATTTGGCTCACAATCATATCTTGGATTCTCAGATTGAGGGAGTGATTTCAACTGCAGATGCTATTGAAAAGGCAGGAATGACACCGGTCGGGGTCTATACCCATGAATCACGAGATAAGGCTCCTTTAGTTATCAAGGAAGTTAATGGTATTAAAGTTGCTATTTTAGCTTATTCCTATGGCTTTAACGGCATTGAACAAAGCATTTCACAAGAGGATTATAATCGTTATCTTTCAGACTTAGACGAAGATAAAATGAAGGCTGAAATTGAACGAGCAGAGAAGGAGGCAGATATTACAATTATCATGCCTCAGATGGGAGTTGAGTATCAAATTGAGCCGACTGAGGAGCAAAAGAAACTTTACCATAAAATGATTGATTGGGGAGCTGATATTATCTTTGGTGGTCATCCTCACGTTGTTGAACCAGCTGAAACGGTTGAAAAAGACGGTGATAAAAAGCTTATCATTTACTCTATGGGGAATTTCATCTCAAATCAACGGATTGAAACCATGCAGGATGTGGAAAATGCCAAGTGGACGGAACGTGGAGTTCTCATGGATGTGACCATTAAGAAGAAATCTGGTAAAACGACTATCGAAACTGCCCAAGCACATCCAAGCTGGGTGAGTCGAACTCCAAAGGGAGGATATTCTTCAGAAGGATACCCACTCTATCTTTACCAAACTTATATCCTGGAAGACTTTATTGAGGGTGGGAAATACCGTAGTCAGTTAGACGAGGCTACCAAGCAACGGATTGATACAGCCTATAAAGAAATGAACGAGCATGTAGGTTTGAAGTGGTAG